From one Cynocephalus volans isolate mCynVol1 chromosome X, mCynVol1.pri, whole genome shotgun sequence genomic stretch:
- the LOC134368298 gene encoding histone H2A-Bbd type 2/3-like: MRGRVAVARLRSTGQVPCRRSRAHRAELTFSVSHPERLLREGHYAQCPSSCAPVFLGAIVEYVTAKVLELASDEARRSSRRCITLELLDVAVHSNALLSGFFVTTTISQVAPA; the protein is encoded by the exons ATGAGGGGCCGGGTCGCGGTAGCTAGGTTACGGAGTACGGGCCAA GTGCCGTGCCGCCGCTCTCGCGCCCACCGAGCCGAGCTGACATTCTCCGTGAGCCACCCGGAGCGCCTCCTGCGGGAGGGCCACTACGCCCAGTGCCCGAGTTCGTGTGCGCCGGTCTTTCTAGGTGCCATCGTCGAGTACGTGACGGCCAAGGTCTTGGAGCTGGCGAGCGACGAGGCccggaggagcagcaggagatgcATCACCTTGGAGCTGTTGGACGTGGCCGTGCACAGCAACGCGCTGCTCAGTGGCTTCTTCGTGACTACAACCATCTCCCAGGTGGCCCCAGCCTAG
- the LOC134368299 gene encoding thymosin beta-15A: protein MSDKPDLSEVEKFDKSKLKKTHTEEKNTLPSKETIQQEKQCAQTS from the exons ATGAGTGATAAGCCAGACTTGTCGGAGGTGGAGAAGTTTGACaagtcaaaactgaagaaaactcataccgaggaaaaaaatactcttccctCAAAGGAAA CGATCCAGCAGGAGAAACAGTGTGCTCAGACATCGTAA
- the LOC134368300 gene encoding late histone H2B.L4-like, with the protein MAEPASAPSPEEGVSTQSPEKGAPTALKQKKPRRHRRRSHRHTRCRRGRRGEDSFATYFPRVLKLVHDGLSLSQQAVNVMDSCISDLFERLAEEAGRLACYNQRCTLTSQDIQAAVHLLLTGELRKHTVTEGTRAVLRFTMST; encoded by the coding sequence ATGGCGGAGCCTGCCTCTGCCCCGTCTCCGGAGGAAGGTGTCAGCACCCAGTCGCCTGAGAAGGGCGCTCCGACGGCCCTGAAACAGAAGAAGCCCAGGCGCCATCGCCGCCGCAGCCACCGTCACACCCgctgccgccgcggccgccgcggcgAGGACAGTTTCGCCACCTATTTCCCCAGGGTTCTGAAGCTGGTCCACGACGGCCTCAGCCTGTCCCAGCAGGCCGTGAACGTCATGGACTCGTGCATTAGCGACCTCTTCGAGCGCCTCGCCGAAGAGGCCGGCCGCCTGGCCTGTTACAACCAGCGCTGCACCCTCACCTCACAGGACATCCAGGCCGCCGTGCACCTGCTGCTGACCGGGGAGCTCCGCAAGCATACCGTGACTGAGGGCACCAGGGCTGTGCTCAGGTTCACCATGAGCACATGA